TGGATGTATTCCATCCCAAACCCATCTAGATTTCCTATCTCACTTTACAACTTAACCATTTCAACTTTTTCTAACATCAAGTTTACGATATAGTTCTACATATCAAGAAGATGACCAAAGAGAGAAAAAACTAGAAGCTTCAGAATAAACATCTATGAACAGCGATGATTTGAGAAACCAATGTCCAACCAAtatgaaataaaaacaaaatataagGCAAGCAACATTCACCTATAATTCTTAGAAGTTATAACCAGAGACCTATTGTTAAACTATGACCACGACCATGTGCAgcacaaatgaaaaaaaaaactatagtACGGGAGGTGTCACTTGTCGGGGGCAGGGCTAACACTCCCATGAAAAAGAATTAAGTAGGATGATAGCAGTAACAACAATTTCTCATGAGCCCTAGCCAAAACCTGGAGCATATCTCAAGAGTTAAGAACTTAATCATCAAACAGGACAACGGATTAAACAAGCCAAATTGCAGATATAGGAACACAGGCATAATACAATCTACAATCTATATATCAAAAGGAAtggcaataataataattgaatctTGCAATTAATAAAGTGACTGaaatgagaaaagaaaaagaaaaagagctcaaaGCATAACCTGCATAAAGGTGTAGCGTTCTCTCCCAATGGATTCATTTTCAGCAATAGCAAAGTATGCAAGTAAAGGGTAGTGCCCGATATATGAAGCATAGCTATCACGCTGAATATTCACCGCCCACTCACTGCACATAcgcataataaatatataaaaatgccAAAAAGAAAGTTCTTTTTCTCcaaaaggaacaaagaaatcTCACAATCTGTTCAAATCGGCATGACCAGTTCCAACATATTTAGCTTGGAGATGCTCAAGTTGGGAATTGATGTTAAACCTATCACTTGCCtacataaaatccccaaaaatctgaaaaaggaacgatcgaACGTAAACTTCAGCCAAAGGAAGAGGTGAAATTGAAGGTTCATACCTGCATATTGCTTCTTCAGAAATACGGAGCTGCCTCCGTTTCCGTGTGAGAGAACAGAAATAGAGACAGAAGTTGAGCTGCTCTTGCACACAATGCTTTGAACTTGGAACCACTGGGAAATAAAAAATGGTGCTTTATTTGTTATTCATTTTCATAATCATAAGTTTTACAAAAAACTACTAAAAGCACCTGTGAAGTTTGAGAACACGGACAAAAGTATCCataaattaagaaaattaatGCTGTACTGATTAAAGATGGATTTCGTatgacaaaaatattaaaattttaattttttgttaattttttaataaaatttttaaattactcCACCCTCAACTTAATAAAATTCCCAAACCCTCAACTTCAACTTATTTTTTCAACCTTTTATAACCTATCCTGCATCTTTAAAACCCTTATCATAGAGTCTAAAACTACTCCTGCCGAAATCAATGGTGGTAGTGGTGAAGGATCGAACCTCAATTGGTTTAGTTATAAGTTTATCAAACACTTTTTCTGCATGCAGCACCACCACCCCTCTCTCTTCTTAAGTGCGCGACAACGGTACTACGATAATGTTCTCCTCGGCCGGAATAGGCGTGCCACGGCGACGTTCTCCTTAGGTTGGGTCACAAGCATGCAACGAAAGTGTTGTAGTCACCTTAAGAGTGAGAGGGAGAATCTGAGAGGGGAGGATATTGTCGGTAACAAAGTAAATAGGTGGCGGATAGCAGTAAAAAAATAGGAGAAAAGTTATGTGACCATGAGGATTTTTGAGAGAAGAAAaagtgaagagaaaagaagaagtgAGAAGAGAGGAAGTGCCGTAGAATGGGGTTATGGTGAGgtagtttgaaaattttattaaaaaattaataaaaaattaacatttaGATATTTTTGTGAGTTTGTCTATGAAACTCATCTTTTATGAGTATAAcattaattttcttagtttatgaATATTTTTGTCAGTGTTCGTAAactttttagaaaaatattttttttacaaaatattGATGTAACATTCTCTAATAATGAAACAAAAGCTCCTAGGACGTGGTCTTCATCACATCTCTCACACTTTTCAAAAACATTAATTtattctttaaaatattttttggtatATTCACTAAATTTTACAACACCAATAATTTAAATGTTGAGATAATAAGATTAAGCTCAATGTGGGTGCCAATTAGTATCAAAATATGCATATTAAGGTCGAATGAGGGTATTATATCTTCATTTCAAAGTAATGTTATATTTAATTATACCATAATAATATTCAGAGCTCAAAAGTTTTATTTATTGgtgaattttatgatatataaaaaaaagttttttacACCTATAGAATTATCGTGGCACACTTATAGAGAAGACATCTGGTGAACTGAacaattttaaatcttttaaaattaatgttGACATTTTTCCATCAACTGTCACTTACAATTTTGTAGAAAGATCAATAAAGTTTTCTTTTTTATCGTAGCagattaataaatttattaataaaatagtattttataataatttattgtgTCTTGGGCTTATTACATTGGATCAATATATGTGTTTCATGTGATTGTGGGcttgtaaatataataatgaaATTGAATGTTACCTGTATGCTATATTTAGATAGATTTTTGTTTCACATCCaaaaaaaaagatagattttTGTTTCTAATAAGATGAACTTAttcttaaaaaattatataattcatTCAATCTATTTTTGTTATTATAAAGTTTCAGTAATAGTAATTTATTTATATAGTTATTATAAGataaaaaaacgaaaaagaaaaatttaCAAGAGGtgtaaatataatttaatctcacattaaaatttgtaattttaagtcacttatttataattaaatatgttTTTGTTCTCAATAACATATTTCTTGTCAACtcttctaaaaaaattaataatcacATATCTAAAGTCATAAAAATATTCGTAAGTTGTTGAACACTAATTTTGTTGGCTTTCATTTATTTTCGATTATGATCAATTGAATCATGTTCCAAATAATTGGTGCTTGAAATAgagcaatattaaaaaaaataaaaataattctagaAATTCCTTATTTGTgatgatataaaaaaaaaatataaaagatgcATTAATAAAAACGGTTCTCTTGAATTTCTCATATTGCAGCTTTTACCAATCTAATAATATTCATACACACTTTAGAAGAGTTGGCAAAAAATATGTTATTGAGAGCAAAaacatatttaattataaataagtgacttgaaattacaaattttaatgtgagattaaattatatttacaCCTCTTGTAAAtttttcttttctccctttttttaaTCTAATAATAACTATATAAATAAAGGAGAGTACTAAGTAAAGAATGActattttgaacaacatgaaaaactaccaatcaaataaaaacacattACACTTTTAAATTACCCacataaatcttaatattaaaataacaatccgtacacctagtaaaatgaacatccaataTATCTATTGGTCCCAAAAAGTTTTCaccagaatcgaaatcgtccctcatctaatttttgatttagaatcgtccttaacgttttttttgtattaaaatcgtcctttttaataaattttttttatattattcctAAACTAAcccctattttaataaaaaagttataaaaaaaaacGTGTTTGGCACGGGGGGGAGAAAACTAACCCCTCATCTAATATATATATTTCTTgggtttaaaaatatcaaatgtcaCTGGGGCAAGTGCCCCCCATTCATGAAGGTGGGTCCGTGCCTGCTCACCGCCAGCTGCGCCCAGCCTTCACCGCCGTGCCCAGCGCCTCACCGCCAGCTGTGCCCAGCCCTCACCGCCTCACCGCCCAGCCCTCATGACGTcggagatttttgccagtaaagaattttataaaaatagtcgcgttgtagatatagtctctaaaccaacagaaatcccttcgtacattgaagttcagtttaattaacaaagataacaattatcaatcatgtttgagtttgataactcctgagttactgatttcttaaccaagaccaaaaagagaaaagtaaatctactgaaataaaaatgtcttcagatgggagtaacaataatgtaaatagaagaaagcaatattaaactgaaatacctcaaataacattaattaagaaaatcataacatgaatggggcataagccaaataggcaacataactaatataagcattaaagtatctgaaagtaagagataaatataaagtaaaagaacattaaacctgataaagagataattctgaaagcgaataaaatcctaaatctaattcctaatcctaaagagagaagagagaggagagaacctctctctaaactaaatctaaatcatgaaaactaactaaagtggagactctctttgaatggatgcattctcccacttcataacctctggtctatgccttctggacttagatttgggccaaaaagggcttcagaattcgctatgagcattttctgcaatttctggtgcgtggcctctatcacgcgtctgcgtgggtcacgcggtcgcgtcattcagagtttttcttgtcacgcggtcgtgtcagtcatgcgaccgcgtcatatgtgttttgctcgaggcgcgcggtcgcgtcagtcatgcggccgcatcaatgccttttcgcgctggcatgcggccgcgtcgcccatgcgatcgcgtggctgccagtttcttcaaaaactctgttttgtgctttccttccatttttgtatgttttctttccatcctttaagtcattcctgccttagaagatctgaaactactcaacacacgaatcacggcatcgaatggaaataaaggtgattaaaataattaattttaaagcatagaaaacatgtttttcacatacatcacataataaggaagggaaagtaaaaccatgcaattaatatgaataagtgggtgaaggattgaataaatcactcaaactaagcataaaatatatcataaaatatgtgtttatcaacctccccacacttaaacaatagcatgttctcatgctaagtccaagataaagagtaatgtaaggttaaagtggtagaatgtcatgcaatgcaatctaatctaaatgcaactacctaaatgaatgatgcatcatgcaattctaatttttattcacttgaatataaagcttgcatgtagt
The DNA window shown above is from Arachis ipaensis cultivar K30076 chromosome B08, Araip1.1, whole genome shotgun sequence and carries:
- the LOC107614255 gene encoding uncharacterized protein At4g14342, with amino-acid sequence MQASDRFNINSQLEHLQAKYVGTGHADLNRFEWAVNIQRDSYASYIGHYPLLAYFAIAENESIGRERYTFMQKMLLPCGLPPEREED